From a single Adhaeribacter swui genomic region:
- a CDS encoding HD domain-containing protein gives MCFIKTFTGRQLDLLAPKQEQIDLEDIAHGLAMKCRWNGQTNQFYSVAEHSMRVAYLLLEMYQNPLLAMAGLMHDAAEAYLPDLATPLKKVIKGFDEIESALMLAITQKFNLPPVSVTKFKVKLADRVLLVTEGRDLMAWDLSEAWCQDFPPPIEIEIVPLPWAHAKKLFLKTYNHLQQQIKNFEAESVEMEQVA, from the coding sequence ATGTGTTTCATAAAAACCTTTACGGGCCGCCAGCTGGATCTGCTGGCCCCCAAACAAGAGCAAATTGATCTGGAAGATATCGCCCATGGCCTGGCCATGAAATGCCGTTGGAACGGCCAAACTAATCAATTTTACTCCGTAGCGGAGCATAGCATGCGGGTCGCTTATTTGTTGCTGGAAATGTACCAGAATCCACTGTTGGCCATGGCTGGCTTGATGCACGATGCTGCGGAAGCCTACCTTCCGGATCTGGCCACCCCCTTAAAAAAAGTAATTAAAGGCTTTGATGAAATTGAGTCGGCCTTAATGCTGGCCATTACCCAAAAGTTTAATCTGCCGCCAGTATCCGTGACGAAATTTAAAGTGAAGCTGGCCGATAGAGTATTATTGGTGACGGAAGGCCGGGATTTGATGGCCTGGGATTTAAGCGAAGCCTGGTGCCAGGATTTTCCGCCACCCATTGAAATTGAAATCGTGCCCTTACCCTGGGCGCATGCTAAAAAACTCTTTTTAAAAACTTACAACCATCTTCAGCAACAAATAAAAAATTTCGAAGCTGAATCGGTAGAAATGGAGCAGGTAGCATGA
- a CDS encoding helix-turn-helix domain-containing protein, with the protein MNAKKQTVFKVNFEKTLRNIKEMIDKLPPQVRNGQVRRAIKGNVNATAFQIYRLFMAGLKKTNRVVRAFRTTNISLAKVTNNHVRTIQRHIQKLIDLEIIQGKVRVGNGLQLMLNEALVAFDAYEETPKPAAPLKSGTAGSLAGKLDNFLTRLSQKFSTQNALS; encoded by the coding sequence ATGAACGCTAAAAAACAAACGGTTTTTAAGGTAAATTTTGAAAAAACTTTAAGAAATATTAAGGAAATGATTGATAAGCTGCCGCCCCAGGTGCGCAATGGCCAGGTAAGGCGAGCGATTAAAGGCAACGTTAATGCCACGGCTTTTCAAATATACCGGCTGTTTATGGCGGGACTTAAAAAAACTAATCGCGTGGTCCGGGCATTCCGGACCACCAACATCAGCCTGGCTAAGGTCACTAACAACCACGTGCGCACGATCCAGCGCCACATTCAGAAGCTCATTGATCTGGAGATCATTCAGGGCAAGGTCCGCGTGGGGAATGGCCTGCAATTAATGCTAAATGAGGCCCTTGTGGCGTTCGATGCCTACGAGGAGACACCAAAACCTGCTGCACCCCTAAAAAGCGGCACAGCGGGAAGCTTAGCGGGTAAATTGGATAATTTCCTGACCCGGCTCAGTCAAAAATTTTCAACCCAAAACGCGCTCAGCTGA
- a CDS encoding toprim domain-containing protein produces MKQNKKELNDIKSTSIVSFLASLGIFPQYKSGNEHYYLSPFRQEKTPSFTVNEQKNCWFDHGQGVKGTGGDIISLLQQVLKLEFNEAVELITQLKSNPELAGLDPKSFLNVAPAEKEYKSTLTLTYAGPIVNPILTKYLQSRGINLDLLSGCQDYLRQVHYKIAGKEKTFYGIGFKNSSGGYEVRSHGFQSFIGPKKDVTYIKGTRPGIAVFEGFLDYLSALTHHKRTSLQYDILILNSTRMLKSAMPILLSHTHVHTFLDNDFTGLQATDLIQAKCKEKGIAVTRHNSIYQGYKDFNDYLTKTAPTKPLPGTTNDSMSEASKDKKWWLWVVFREMQFTKEGVGFTNFTWYSFNNDRSGYQQLLHHRQDLEKKIKYFRLCERTSGRNFKILEEGHV; encoded by the coding sequence ATGAAGCAGAATAAGAAAGAATTAAACGATATTAAATCTACATCTATAGTTAGTTTTTTAGCCTCTCTGGGCATTTTCCCGCAGTACAAATCAGGCAACGAGCATTATTATCTTTCTCCCTTTCGCCAGGAGAAAACCCCATCCTTTACCGTAAATGAGCAAAAGAATTGTTGGTTTGATCATGGACAGGGAGTAAAAGGCACCGGTGGCGATATTATCAGCCTCCTGCAGCAGGTGCTAAAATTAGAGTTTAACGAAGCGGTAGAATTAATCACGCAGCTGAAAAGCAATCCGGAGCTGGCCGGCCTGGATCCTAAAAGTTTCCTCAACGTGGCTCCGGCCGAGAAGGAGTATAAAAGTACTCTTACCCTGACTTACGCCGGCCCGATCGTTAATCCAATTTTAACCAAGTACCTCCAGAGCCGGGGTATCAACTTGGATCTGCTCTCAGGTTGCCAGGATTACCTGCGCCAGGTACACTACAAAATAGCCGGCAAAGAAAAAACCTTTTATGGTATTGGATTTAAAAATAGCTCCGGAGGGTACGAAGTTAGAAGCCACGGATTTCAAAGCTTCATCGGGCCTAAAAAGGATGTTACCTATATCAAAGGCACTCGCCCAGGCATAGCGGTGTTCGAAGGCTTTCTTGATTATTTATCCGCCTTAACCCATCACAAAAGAACTTCTTTACAATACGACATCCTGATCCTGAATTCGACCCGGATGCTTAAGTCGGCAATGCCCATCCTGCTGAGCCATACGCACGTGCATACTTTCCTGGATAACGATTTTACCGGGTTGCAGGCCACGGATCTCATCCAGGCAAAATGTAAGGAAAAAGGTATTGCCGTGACCCGGCACAATTCCATTTACCAAGGCTACAAAGATTTTAATGATTACCTCACGAAAACTGCTCCCACTAAACCATTACCTGGTACCACAAACGACTCCATGAGTGAAGCCAGTAAAGATAAAAAATGGTGGCTTTGGGTAGTTTTTCGGGAAATGCAGTTTACCAAAGAAGGAGTCGGCTTTACAAATTTCACCTGGTATTCCTTCAACAACGATCGATCCGGGTACCAGCAGCTGCTTCACCACCGGCAGGATCTGGAGAAAAAAATTAAATACTTCCGGCTTTGTGAACGGACCAGTGGCCGCAACTTTAAAATTCTGGAGGAGGGCCATGTGTAA